In one window of Zingiber officinale cultivar Zhangliang chromosome 11A, Zo_v1.1, whole genome shotgun sequence DNA:
- the LOC122032412 gene encoding DEAD-box ATP-dependent RNA helicase 10-like, producing the protein MEEDGSPQTFKTLGLKEELVEACEILGWKAPTKIQIEAIPFALEGKDVIGLAQTGSGKTGAFALPILQALLDTPQRLFACVLSPTRELAIQISEQFEALGSVIGVKCTVLVGGVDMTQQAISLGKRPHIVVGTPGRLLDHLTNTKGFSLRTIKYLVLDEADRLLNLEFEKAIDDILKVIPSERNTFLFSATMTKKVSKLQRACLRHPVKIEADTKYSTVDTLNQQYCFIPAKHKDCYLVYILNEKQNFTTMVFTRTCESTRLLSLLLRNIGMRAIPISGQMSQDKRLGALNRFKAGDCNILICTDVASRGLDIPSVDMVINYNIPTNSKDYVHRVGRTARAGRSGMAISLVNQYEVAWYMQIEQLIGKKLPKYPAEEAEVLVFFERTSDAKRIALAKIKESNGNKKRKKGDDDDDDNEAEGFAVNTKKSFKKSKRR; encoded by the exons ATGGAGGAAGATGGGTCTCCGCAGACCTTCAAAACTCTTGGTTTGAAGGAAGAGTTGGTGGAAGCTTGTGAGATTTTGGGGTGGAAAGCCCCTACAAAGATCCAAATTGAGGCAATTCCCTTTGCTCTTGAAG GCAAAGATGTTATTGGATTGGCACAAACAGGGTCTGGCAAGACAGGAGCTTTTGCATTGCCAATTCTTCAAGCTTTGTTGGACACTCCACAAAGATTATTTGCTTGTGTACTTTCACCTACTag GGAATTGGCAATTCAGATTTCTGAACAATTTGAAGCTTTAGGATCTGTCATTGGAGTGAAATGCACTGTG TTAGTGGGAGGTGTTGACATGACACAACAAGCAATTTCTCTTGGAAAGCGCCCACATATTGTG GTGGGCACACCAGGGCGTCTCTTGGATCATTTGACCAATACAAAAGGTTTTAGCCTTCGCACAATAAAGTATCTG GTCCTTGATGAGGCTGATAGGTTACTCAACTTGGAATTTGAGAAAGCTATTGATGATATCTTGAAGGTTATTCCTTCTGAAAGGAATACATTTCTATTTTCAGCTACGATGACCAAAAAG GTCAGTAAACTTCAACGAGCTTGTTTAAGGCATCCCGTGAAG ATAGAAGCTGATACCAAATATTCCACGGTGGATACCCTTAATCAACAGTATTGCTTTATTCCTGCAAAGCATAAG GATTGCTATCTTGTCTACATTCTTAATGAGAAGCAGAATTTTACAACAATGGTATTCACTCGAACCTGTGAATCAACCCGGCTTCTGTCCCTGCTTCTTCGAAATATAGGGATGAGAGCAATCCCTATTAGTGGTCAAATGAGCCAG GACAAGAGGTTGGGGGCTCTAAACAGATTCAAAGCGGGTGATTGTAACATCCTGATATGCACAGATGTGGCTAGTAGGGGCCTTGACATCCCTTCAGTTGATATGGTTATCAATTATAATATACCAACAAATTCGAAG GACTATGTTCATCGTGTGGGTAGAACTGCACGTGCTGGGCGTTCTGGAATGGCCATATCATTAGTAAACCAGTATGAAGTGGCATGGTATATGCAGATAGAGCAGCTTATTG GCAAAAAGCTACCAAAGTAcccagctgaggaagctgaagtTCTTGTGTTCTTTGAACGTACTTCAGATGCGAAGAGGATTGCTCTTGCG AAAATTAAGGAAAGTAATGGCaataagaagagaaagaaaggagatgatgatgatgatgataatgaagCGGAGGGATTTGCTGTAAATACCAAGAAATCATTCAAGAAATCAAAGAGACGATAA
- the LOC122032953 gene encoding scarecrow-like transcription factor PAT1 — MHLLCEVCPYFKFGYLSANGAIAEAVKDEDMIHIIDFQIAQGRQWVTLIQALAARPGGPPCVRITGVDDSNSAYARGGGLYLVGQRLSRLVESCKVPFEFHGAAISGYDVEPELISIRPEEAVAVNFPFQLHHMPDESVNTRNHRDRLIRMVKGFSPKIVTLVKQESSTNTATFFPRFLETLDYYTAMFESVDVTVARDSKERINVEQHCISRDIVNIIACEGVERVERPELYGKWRSRFMMAGFRPCPLSPMVNATIKILL, encoded by the coding sequence ATGCACCTTCTTTGCGAGGTCTGTCCGTACTTCAAATTTGGTTACCTGTCTGCGAATGGGGCAATTGCTGAGGCTGTAAAGGATGAAGACATGATTCACATTATTGATTTCCAGATTGCCCAGGGAAGACAGTGGGTAACACTCATTCAAGCTCTTGCAGCACGACCTGGTGGTCCGCCATGCGTTAGAATTACCGGAGTTGATGACTCAAATTCTGCTTATGCACGAGGTGGTGGTTTATATTTAGTGGGTCAGAGGTTGTCACGACTTGTTGAATCTTGCAAAGTGCCCTTTGAATTCCATGGGGCTGCTATTTCAGGCTATGATGTGGAACCTGAGCTTATCAGCATTCGACCCGAGGAGGCAGTGGCAGTGAACTTTCCTTTTCAGCTGCATCACATGCCAGATGAGAGTGTGAACACAAGGAATCACCGGGACAGGCTTATAAGGATGGTTAAGGGCTTCTCTCCGAAGATAGTTACACTTGTCAAACAAGAATCCAGCACAAACACAGCAACATTTTTTCCTAGATTTCTTGAGACCCTGGACTACTATACCGCCATGTTTGAGTCAGTAGATGTCACTGTTGCGAGAGACAGCAAAGAGAGAATCAATGTAGAGCAACATTGCATTTCAAGGGACATAGTTAACATAATTGCTTGTGAGGGGGTGGAAAGAGTGGAGAGACCTGAGCTCTATGGGAAATGGAGGTCTCGGTTTATGATGGCAGGGTTCAGACCATGCCCTCTTAGTCCTATGGTCAATGCAACCATCAAGATTCTGTTATAG